In one window of Desulforhabdus amnigena DNA:
- a CDS encoding YlxR family protein, whose protein sequence is MILLRRGHLPIRTCVVCGRKEPKFALLRMALDFEEKKFIVLDRDQCLEGRGAYVCPGCLPRLRFTKRVQKAFRNKAKGLAQDIRQ, encoded by the coding sequence GTGATTTTGTTGCGTAGAGGCCATCTGCCGATCAGAACATGCGTCGTATGTGGCCGGAAGGAGCCAAAATTTGCTCTCTTACGAATGGCCCTCGACTTCGAAGAAAAGAAGTTCATTGTGTTGGATCGCGATCAATGCCTGGAAGGACGCGGAGCTTATGTCTGCCCGGGTTGCTTGCCCCGATTACGTTTTACTAAACGGGTCCAAAAGGCTTTTCGGAACAAGGCGAAAGGGTTGGCCCAAGACATCCGTCAATGA
- a CDS encoding MBL fold metallo-hydrolase: MSLFFQVLASGSKGNSIVVCSSKTRVLFDSGLSCKEIVRRLEKTPVNGKDLDALVISHEHQDHSRGCGVISRRFDLPVYLTRGTLENLPPQVGQLAYSQVFQTGASFTIGDLKIHPFAVSHDAGEPSAFVIEQGSIRMGICTDLGMVTQLVKIRLQQCQALVIESNHDVTRLMEGPYPLHLKQRIRSRHGHLSNEEAIELLKDLHHEGLKSVLFAHLSETNNHPDLVRRGFQKLSLCQEWEGVRFEIGKQNEVSTGIELA, translated from the coding sequence ATGTCATTGTTTTTCCAGGTACTCGCCAGCGGATCCAAAGGGAACTCCATCGTCGTGTGCAGTTCCAAAACCCGGGTGCTCTTCGATTCCGGATTGAGCTGCAAGGAAATCGTCCGCCGCCTCGAAAAGACTCCTGTGAATGGCAAGGATCTGGACGCCCTGGTCATCAGCCACGAACACCAGGACCACAGCCGAGGCTGCGGGGTTATCAGCCGCCGTTTCGATCTGCCCGTTTACCTCACGCGGGGAACTCTCGAGAACCTGCCGCCTCAGGTGGGACAACTGGCATATTCTCAAGTTTTTCAAACGGGGGCTTCATTCACCATCGGCGATTTGAAGATTCATCCTTTTGCCGTTTCCCATGACGCCGGAGAACCCTCCGCCTTCGTCATTGAGCAGGGAAGCATCCGCATGGGAATCTGTACAGATCTCGGCATGGTGACACAATTGGTCAAAATTCGCCTTCAGCAATGTCAGGCGCTCGTAATCGAATCCAATCACGATGTCACCCGCCTCATGGAAGGTCCCTACCCGCTTCATTTGAAACAGCGCATCCGAAGCCGCCATGGTCACCTCTCCAATGAGGAAGCCATTGAACTCCTCAAGGACTTGCACCATGAGGGTCTGAAATCGGTTCTGTTTGCACACCTGAGTGAAACCAACAATCATCCGGACCTCGTGCGCCGTGGCTTTCAGAAATTAAGCCTCTGCCAGGAATGGGAAGGGGTGCGATTTGAAATCGGGAAGCAAAACGAAGTCTCAACAGGGATTGAACTCGCCTGA
- a CDS encoding M16 family metallopeptidase, giving the protein MYQKTVLRNGIRVVTEKIPYVYSVSTGIWVGVGSRDEQESERGITHFIEHMLFKGTQRRTALDIAKELDAVGGFANAFTSKEHVCFHAKVLDTHLPLVVDVLTDIFLNSVFAPQEIEREQQVVLQEIRMIEDTPDEFVHVLFQEMFWKNNPLGLPIYGTAETVARTDRESILRYLDRTFHPEQIVVAAAGNLEHDRFVDLVAPSLETLNHRERRADRKKPSIHPAIQVIEKELEQVHLCLGLKGVAQTDENRFPCHILNVILGNSMSSRLFQEIREKRGLAYSVYSFLNSHADTGMLGVYAGIAPENIEETLKLIRQQLDLLATEPIPETELAAAKEYLRGSMYLNAESTDSRMNRLAKNEFLFDRFIPFEEVEEKIMAVDAGSIQEWFQSVYHPQRMGLLLLGPAGLKEAHLENILLEKE; this is encoded by the coding sequence TTGTACCAGAAGACAGTTCTTCGCAATGGGATTCGTGTGGTCACAGAAAAGATACCTTACGTTTACTCCGTATCTACCGGCATATGGGTGGGCGTCGGGTCCCGGGACGAACAGGAGAGCGAACGGGGAATCACTCATTTTATCGAGCATATGCTCTTCAAGGGGACTCAGCGTCGCACCGCACTGGATATCGCCAAGGAACTCGATGCGGTGGGAGGCTTCGCCAACGCTTTCACCTCCAAAGAACATGTTTGCTTCCATGCAAAAGTTCTGGACACTCACCTTCCCCTCGTTGTAGATGTTTTGACAGACATCTTTCTCAATTCCGTGTTTGCGCCTCAAGAAATCGAAAGGGAACAGCAGGTCGTTCTACAGGAAATCCGGATGATCGAAGACACCCCGGACGAGTTCGTCCACGTTCTCTTTCAAGAAATGTTTTGGAAAAACAACCCATTGGGATTACCCATCTATGGTACGGCCGAAACGGTAGCCCGTACAGACCGCGAGAGCATTCTCCGTTACCTCGATCGCACGTTTCATCCAGAACAAATCGTAGTGGCAGCAGCCGGCAATCTGGAACACGACCGCTTTGTCGATCTGGTCGCCCCATCGCTCGAAACCCTGAACCATCGCGAACGCCGCGCAGACCGCAAAAAACCTTCCATTCATCCGGCTATTCAGGTGATAGAAAAGGAACTGGAGCAGGTACATCTATGCCTGGGCCTGAAAGGCGTCGCACAGACCGATGAAAACCGTTTCCCCTGCCATATCCTCAATGTCATTCTGGGTAACAGTATGAGCAGTCGTCTCTTTCAGGAAATTCGAGAAAAAAGGGGACTCGCCTATTCTGTATACTCCTTTCTGAACAGCCATGCGGACACGGGAATGCTCGGGGTATACGCCGGAATCGCTCCGGAAAATATCGAAGAAACCCTCAAGCTCATTCGGCAGCAACTCGATCTTTTGGCGACTGAACCCATCCCGGAAACAGAACTCGCTGCGGCTAAGGAATACCTTCGCGGCAGTATGTACCTCAACGCAGAAAGCACCGACTCCCGTATGAACCGGTTGGCCAAGAATGAGTTCCTTTTCGATCGTTTCATTCCCTTTGAGGAGGTAGAAGAAAAAATTATGGCGGTGGATGCCGGTTCCATTCAAGAGTGGTTTCAATCGGTGTACCACCCCCAACGCATGGGCCTTCTCCTTCTCGGTCCGGCGGGTCTCAAAGAGGCACATCTGGAAAACATCTTGCTCGAAAAAGAATAA
- the rbfA gene encoding 30S ribosome-binding factor RbfA: MEYKRSDRIADLLQKEIADLVFRRVKDPRVTSVTISGVDVTADLKHARVYYCVMGSPTEEEKQSVAQGLNKAKGFIRQELGKRLYIRYVPQITFCYDQSFEYGDKIERILKGLHENE; this comes from the coding sequence ATGGAATATAAGCGCTCCGACCGGATAGCCGATCTCCTTCAAAAGGAGATTGCAGACCTGGTCTTCCGCAGAGTAAAAGATCCCCGCGTCACTTCCGTGACCATCAGCGGGGTGGATGTGACGGCTGATCTCAAACACGCCCGCGTCTATTACTGCGTCATGGGCTCGCCCACAGAAGAGGAAAAACAATCCGTGGCTCAAGGCCTCAACAAGGCCAAGGGGTTCATACGTCAAGAACTGGGAAAGCGGTTGTACATACGATATGTACCCCAGATAACGTTTTGTTACGACCAATCGTTTGAGTACGGGGACAAAATCGAGCGCATACTGAAAGGTTTGCACGAAAATGAATGA
- the rpsO gene encoding 30S ribosomal protein S15: MTPEKKQSIIDDFKMHPSDTGSPEVQIALLSERITYLTEHFKVHKKDHHSRRGLLKLVGQRRQLLNYLKKKNIDRYNTVIERLGLRR; this comes from the coding sequence ATGACCCCTGAAAAAAAGCAATCGATCATAGATGACTTCAAAATGCATCCATCCGATACGGGTTCGCCCGAAGTTCAGATCGCACTTCTCAGTGAAAGAATCACCTATCTGACGGAGCATTTCAAAGTCCACAAGAAAGATCATCATTCAAGACGCGGGCTGCTGAAGCTTGTCGGACAGCGCAGGCAGTTGCTCAATTATTTGAAGAAGAAAAACATCGACCGTTACAACACCGTTATCGAACGGCTTGGATTACGGCGCTAG
- the truB gene encoding tRNA pseudouridine(55) synthase TruB, with translation MNCEYAKNAAFPEKPEVTSNPGSPVHGVLVLDKPEGITSFGLVAKVKKLLNIKKVGHCGTLDPFATGVMILCLNQATRIVDQLLVQDKAYRFTLRFGVETDTLDRTGQVIRVYEGPPPSEDELMMRVKGFLGTHQQRVPRYAAVKIQGKRLYELSRKGIEVDLPSREVQIQRLELISYRWPEAVLEAECSKGTYIRQLASDLGTQLGCGAHVTQLRRLRSGSFGIECAISLDAFPERSPCSFWEKKLITMNEALPHLPGIVVTNKRIVKRIQEGTLDSDWENEHRDHFAVSNVPVKVLAPDNHLVALWWPHADGREQRRLRVFQSVR, from the coding sequence ATGAATTGTGAATATGCAAAAAATGCCGCTTTCCCTGAAAAGCCCGAAGTAACTTCAAATCCCGGTTCTCCTGTTCATGGCGTTTTAGTCCTTGACAAGCCGGAGGGTATAACGTCTTTTGGGCTGGTAGCGAAGGTCAAAAAGCTGCTGAACATAAAGAAGGTGGGGCATTGTGGCACTCTGGATCCATTCGCCACCGGCGTGATGATCCTCTGCCTCAACCAGGCTACGCGCATTGTGGATCAGTTGCTGGTGCAGGATAAGGCCTACCGTTTCACCTTACGCTTCGGAGTGGAAACGGACACTCTGGACAGAACCGGCCAGGTGATCCGCGTTTATGAAGGTCCTCCACCATCGGAAGACGAGTTGATGATGAGGGTGAAGGGGTTTCTGGGAACTCATCAGCAGCGGGTTCCCCGCTACGCCGCTGTGAAGATCCAGGGCAAGAGGCTTTATGAACTGAGCCGCAAGGGAATAGAAGTCGATCTGCCATCACGCGAAGTTCAGATTCAACGCCTGGAACTCATCAGTTACAGGTGGCCTGAAGCCGTTCTGGAGGCGGAGTGCTCTAAAGGGACCTATATTCGGCAACTGGCAAGCGATCTTGGCACTCAATTGGGGTGTGGAGCCCATGTGACCCAATTACGACGTTTGAGGAGCGGGTCGTTTGGTATAGAATGCGCCATATCCCTGGATGCATTTCCGGAAAGATCGCCATGCAGTTTCTGGGAGAAAAAACTCATCACCATGAACGAGGCATTGCCTCATTTACCTGGGATTGTCGTCACAAACAAACGGATAGTGAAACGAATCCAGGAGGGGACCCTCGATTCTGATTGGGAAAATGAACACAGAGACCATTTCGCGGTCTCGAATGTTCCAGTCAAGGTTTTAGCTCCCGATAATCATTTGGTAGCGCTGTGGTGGCCTCATGCAGATGGCCGGGAACAGCGTCGTTTGCGCGTGTTTCAATCGGTCCGGTGA
- the infB gene encoding translation initiation factor IF-2, with translation MRVHELAKELNMNNKDLIDRILKLGIQVKNHMSTLTESTVEKIRQQFTEDKTETVEEKRIGRAVIRRRKKTFEEEGPAVEAVPIEAAMAVPSVQEEIAPMVPAPPEATATPVAEVEPTQEEPGEEAPSPAPVHPVETPLEKVEKVEAVEEPVHVEVTPEPSIPPEELPREISSAPPTEEETPSPAEVKAISPEPEAQVPPSEVEEVKREASQEPLEAEVARKELEEQMPQEQLEVQAIPTPEPGEEPAAETVAGEVAAEEEESKAKKAKKRRRKKSRKDEPARIIKLPDIIPPEPEEEPELPHLAPRLQAKAVTEEKEVKEAPRKKRVKAVDEVVKEAPDRKRKGGQRKEVFVREDLYSKKELAAQADRGRPKDRERPSVEEAKAEPAVAKIGRKKIKIDEAITVANLAKQMGQKAGEVIKKLLLLGLPASINQALDFDTAALVASEFDFEVEKVGFEEEEVLQTQQDREEDLVPRPPVITVMGHVDHGKTSLLDAIRKTNVISGEAGGITQHIGAYDVKLENGHVVFLDTPGHEAFTAMRARGAKVTDIVILLVAADDGVMQQTIEAINHAKAAEVPIIVAINKIDKPNANVEKTKRQLAEQGLIPSEWGGDTTMVEISAKKQIGIDELLEMVLLQAELLELKANPNKPARGRVIESKLDKGRGPVATILIQEGTLKAGDIYVCGVNSGRVRNMFNDRGKRLMSAGPSMPVEVLGFSGVPNAGDQFIVLTDEKQAKLVAEHRSLKLREKELTRTSKVTLESLFDQIREGEIKELNVILKTDVHGSQEAISDSLLKLSTPEVKVNIIHNATGAITETDIMLAAASNAIVIGFNVRGDSKVLELAEQENVDVRYYDIIYQLLSDIRDAMVGMLEPVFQENVLGRAEVRQTFQVPKIGMIAGSYVLDGKVERGAKVRVLRDQVVVYDGKIGSLRRFKEDAKEVKAGFECGIGIENFNDIKVNDILEVYELKEVKPTLEGDSDKKS, from the coding sequence ATGAGGGTGCATGAACTTGCGAAAGAGCTCAATATGAATAACAAAGATCTGATTGATCGAATTCTCAAGTTGGGGATTCAGGTCAAAAACCACATGAGCACTTTGACTGAATCCACAGTGGAAAAGATCCGTCAGCAGTTTACAGAGGACAAGACGGAAACGGTTGAAGAGAAGCGAATCGGGAGAGCCGTCATCAGGAGACGGAAAAAGACCTTTGAAGAAGAAGGTCCTGCTGTCGAGGCCGTACCAATAGAGGCAGCAATGGCGGTCCCGTCCGTTCAGGAAGAAATAGCCCCAATGGTTCCCGCTCCACCCGAAGCGACAGCAACACCAGTGGCGGAAGTGGAGCCCACGCAAGAAGAGCCCGGGGAAGAGGCGCCCTCGCCCGCCCCCGTGCACCCAGTTGAAACGCCCCTGGAAAAGGTCGAAAAAGTAGAAGCAGTAGAAGAGCCGGTACACGTGGAGGTTACACCCGAGCCTTCAATTCCCCCTGAAGAGCTCCCTCGGGAAATTTCCTCTGCTCCCCCTACAGAGGAAGAAACCCCTTCACCGGCCGAAGTGAAAGCCATCTCCCCTGAGCCTGAAGCGCAAGTTCCTCCATCGGAAGTGGAAGAGGTAAAGAGAGAAGCGAGCCAGGAACCCTTGGAAGCGGAAGTTGCGAGAAAGGAACTGGAAGAACAGATGCCTCAAGAGCAGCTTGAAGTACAAGCTATCCCTACCCCCGAGCCAGGTGAAGAACCGGCTGCTGAGACCGTAGCCGGCGAGGTCGCTGCAGAAGAAGAGGAGTCCAAGGCCAAGAAGGCCAAGAAGAGGCGCCGTAAAAAATCCCGCAAAGACGAACCGGCACGCATCATCAAACTGCCCGATATCATTCCACCTGAACCCGAGGAAGAACCGGAGCTGCCGCATCTGGCGCCTCGTCTCCAGGCAAAAGCGGTTACAGAGGAAAAGGAAGTCAAAGAAGCTCCCCGCAAGAAGAGGGTCAAAGCCGTCGACGAGGTGGTCAAGGAGGCTCCCGACCGGAAACGCAAGGGCGGGCAACGCAAAGAAGTTTTTGTACGCGAAGACCTCTATTCCAAAAAGGAGCTTGCGGCTCAGGCGGATCGCGGCCGTCCGAAAGACAGGGAAAGGCCCTCTGTAGAGGAAGCCAAAGCCGAGCCTGCAGTGGCCAAGATAGGGAGAAAGAAAATCAAAATCGACGAAGCGATTACTGTCGCGAATCTGGCCAAGCAAATGGGGCAGAAGGCGGGTGAAGTCATCAAGAAACTGTTGCTCCTCGGGCTCCCCGCCAGTATCAACCAGGCTCTGGATTTTGATACGGCAGCGCTGGTTGCCAGTGAATTCGACTTCGAAGTGGAAAAGGTCGGATTCGAAGAGGAAGAAGTGCTTCAAACACAGCAGGACCGCGAGGAAGATCTCGTCCCGAGACCTCCCGTCATCACGGTTATGGGACACGTCGACCACGGTAAGACATCCCTTCTCGACGCCATACGGAAAACCAACGTCATCAGCGGGGAGGCGGGAGGCATCACCCAGCACATCGGTGCTTATGACGTCAAGCTGGAAAACGGACACGTGGTCTTTCTGGATACTCCGGGCCATGAAGCCTTCACCGCCATGCGTGCCCGTGGAGCCAAGGTGACGGACATCGTCATCCTGCTGGTAGCGGCGGACGACGGTGTCATGCAGCAGACGATCGAAGCCATCAACCACGCCAAAGCGGCTGAAGTCCCCATCATCGTGGCCATCAATAAAATAGATAAGCCCAATGCAAACGTGGAGAAGACCAAACGGCAACTGGCGGAACAGGGTCTCATCCCCAGTGAATGGGGCGGAGATACAACCATGGTGGAAATTTCCGCCAAAAAGCAAATCGGCATAGATGAGCTTCTGGAGATGGTTCTTCTGCAGGCAGAACTATTGGAATTGAAGGCCAATCCAAACAAGCCTGCCCGCGGGCGTGTCATCGAATCCAAGCTGGACAAGGGGCGGGGTCCCGTGGCTACTATCCTGATCCAGGAAGGAACTCTGAAGGCGGGCGACATTTACGTCTGTGGAGTGAATTCCGGACGCGTTCGAAACATGTTCAATGACAGGGGAAAACGGTTGATGTCGGCCGGGCCTTCCATGCCTGTTGAAGTTCTCGGCTTTTCAGGAGTCCCCAACGCGGGGGATCAATTCATTGTCCTGACGGACGAGAAACAGGCCAAACTCGTTGCGGAACATCGTTCCCTCAAACTGCGGGAAAAAGAGCTCACCCGGACTTCCAAGGTCACCCTGGAGAGCCTGTTCGATCAGATCCGCGAGGGCGAAATCAAGGAACTCAATGTCATCCTGAAAACAGACGTGCATGGGTCCCAGGAAGCCATCAGCGACTCGCTCTTGAAGCTCTCGACACCTGAAGTGAAGGTCAACATCATTCATAATGCCACCGGCGCCATCACGGAAACGGACATCATGCTGGCTGCCGCATCCAATGCCATCGTGATAGGGTTCAATGTGCGCGGGGACTCGAAAGTTTTGGAACTGGCGGAACAGGAAAATGTGGATGTGCGATATTACGACATCATCTACCAGCTCCTGAGCGATATCCGGGACGCCATGGTGGGTATGCTCGAACCCGTTTTTCAAGAAAATGTACTAGGCCGTGCCGAAGTGCGGCAGACCTTCCAGGTACCCAAGATCGGCATGATCGCCGGTTCATACGTGCTGGACGGCAAGGTGGAACGCGGCGCAAAGGTGAGAGTCCTCAGGGACCAGGTTGTTGTTTACGACGGGAAAATCGGTTCTTTGAGACGGTTCAAGGAAGATGCAAAAGAGGTCAAAGCCGGATTTGAATGCGGTATCGGCATCGAGAATTTCAACGATATCAAAGTAAACGATATCCTCGAGGTTTACGAACTCAAGGAAGTCAAACCCACGTTGGAAGGTGACAGCGACAAAAAATCGTAA
- the pnp gene encoding polyribonucleotide nucleotidyltransferase, giving the protein MKHSVQVEVGGRPLTIECGHVAAQASGSVMVRYGDTVVLVTATKEDRVREGIDFLPLMVDYQEMSYAAGRIPGGFFRREMGRPSEKETLTSRLIDRPIRPLFPKGYTYETQVIATVLSVDMENEPDVIAMTGASAALHISPIPFHGPVAAVRVGRVNGEFLINPSALQLEESDLNVVVAGNYDAVVMVEGGANFVSEEVLIEAIDCGHAAIRPILDAQEALRKMVGKEKEVLPEVVQDPALIQAVNELASLEMREVMTTADKLLRRTKKKALKERIKEKMAEDYPERQKEIEDALEDLEKRVVRRMMVEEGRRIDGRKFDEIRPISIQTGILPRTHGSAIFTRGETQALAIATLGSSSDEQKIETLAGEMFRSFMLHYNFPPFSVGEAKPLRGPGRREIGHGALAERAVRPVLPKDGEFPYTIRLVSEVLASNGSSSMATVCGSCLALMDAGVPLLDSVSGIAMGLIKEGDDVIILSDILGDEDHLGDMDFKVTGNERGITAIQMDVKIAGIDRSIMQRALEQARQGRIHIVGKMREVMPAPREELSPYAPRVVTININPEKIRDVIGPGGKVIRAIVAETGAKIDIDDSGRVVVMSPDATACNKAIDKIKSLTQEPEVGQLYMARIVRITDFGAFAEILPGIDGLIHISQLDHTRVRKVTDVVQEGEEVLVKVIEIDKDGRIRLSRKAALEKPSTDKE; this is encoded by the coding sequence ATGAAACATTCAGTTCAAGTCGAGGTGGGCGGACGTCCGCTTACCATCGAATGTGGTCACGTAGCCGCACAGGCCAGTGGGTCTGTAATGGTGCGTTATGGAGACACTGTCGTGCTCGTGACGGCGACCAAAGAAGACCGAGTCAGGGAAGGCATCGATTTCTTGCCTCTCATGGTCGACTATCAGGAAATGAGTTACGCGGCAGGTCGCATTCCGGGTGGTTTTTTCCGGCGTGAAATGGGCCGTCCCAGTGAAAAAGAAACCTTGACTTCACGCCTTATCGACCGCCCTATCCGTCCACTGTTTCCCAAGGGCTACACCTACGAAACGCAGGTCATTGCCACGGTTCTCTCTGTGGACATGGAAAACGAACCCGATGTCATTGCCATGACCGGTGCATCTGCAGCGTTGCACATTTCTCCAATTCCTTTTCATGGTCCGGTGGCCGCTGTACGCGTCGGCCGTGTGAATGGGGAATTTCTCATCAACCCGAGCGCACTGCAGTTGGAAGAGAGTGACCTGAACGTGGTGGTGGCCGGAAACTATGATGCGGTGGTCATGGTGGAAGGTGGAGCGAACTTTGTTTCCGAAGAAGTCCTCATTGAAGCCATTGATTGCGGGCATGCAGCCATTCGTCCCATTTTGGACGCTCAGGAAGCATTGCGTAAAATGGTGGGCAAGGAAAAGGAGGTTCTACCCGAAGTGGTCCAAGACCCGGCCTTGATCCAGGCCGTCAATGAGCTTGCCTCCCTGGAAATGCGGGAAGTGATGACCACTGCGGATAAACTCCTGCGACGCACCAAAAAGAAAGCCCTCAAGGAGCGCATCAAGGAAAAAATGGCGGAGGATTACCCCGAGCGGCAGAAGGAAATCGAGGACGCGCTTGAGGACTTGGAAAAACGTGTGGTCAGACGCATGATGGTCGAAGAGGGTCGAAGGATCGATGGCCGCAAGTTTGACGAAATCCGGCCCATTTCCATCCAAACGGGTATTCTCCCCAGGACTCATGGATCCGCCATCTTCACCCGTGGAGAGACTCAGGCCCTTGCCATAGCCACTTTGGGGTCCTCCTCCGATGAACAGAAGATAGAAACTCTGGCTGGTGAAATGTTCAGATCCTTCATGCTCCATTACAACTTTCCACCCTTTTCGGTGGGAGAAGCAAAGCCCCTCCGCGGCCCCGGTCGCAGGGAGATCGGACATGGCGCTCTTGCGGAAAGAGCCGTTAGACCCGTTCTACCCAAAGATGGAGAGTTCCCTTACACCATTCGGCTCGTTTCCGAAGTTCTGGCTTCCAACGGATCGAGTTCCATGGCTACGGTCTGTGGCTCCTGCCTGGCCCTCATGGACGCAGGGGTTCCCCTTTTGGATTCAGTAAGCGGAATCGCCATGGGTCTCATCAAAGAAGGCGACGATGTGATTATCCTTTCAGACATCCTGGGGGATGAAGATCATCTTGGAGACATGGACTTCAAGGTTACGGGAAACGAACGCGGCATTACAGCTATCCAGATGGACGTGAAGATTGCCGGAATCGACCGCAGCATCATGCAACGCGCTTTGGAACAGGCTCGCCAGGGGCGTATCCATATCGTAGGCAAGATGCGGGAAGTCATGCCCGCACCCAGGGAGGAACTCTCTCCCTACGCTCCCCGGGTTGTTACCATCAACATTAACCCCGAAAAAATCCGCGATGTGATCGGCCCCGGCGGGAAGGTGATTCGCGCTATTGTGGCTGAAACCGGTGCTAAAATCGACATCGACGATTCAGGTCGTGTCGTTGTCATGAGTCCGGACGCAACCGCATGCAACAAGGCCATCGACAAAATCAAGAGCTTAACTCAGGAACCCGAGGTGGGACAGCTTTACATGGCGCGCATTGTCCGCATTACAGACTTTGGAGCATTTGCGGAAATCCTGCCCGGAATCGATGGACTGATCCATATCTCGCAGCTGGACCACACACGAGTCCGCAAGGTAACCGATGTGGTTCAGGAAGGCGAAGAGGTGCTTGTCAAGGTAATCGAAATCGATAAGGACGGACGTATCCGGTTGAGCCGCAAGGCAGCCCTGGAGAAGCCCTCGACGGATAAAGAATAG
- a CDS encoding DUF503 domain-containing protein codes for MTVGIARVTFRLHGNQSLKEKRKVVKSLIEKSRHRFNVSVAEVADQDVHQRTTIGVAVIGSDGRVINSLLDRIIDFMDSLSLADMVEREFELIALGD; via the coding sequence ATGACAGTCGGAATTGCACGCGTAACGTTCAGGCTCCACGGCAATCAGTCTCTCAAAGAAAAGCGCAAAGTCGTCAAGAGCCTCATCGAGAAGAGCCGCCACCGGTTCAATGTTTCCGTCGCGGAAGTTGCGGACCAGGATGTACATCAGCGCACCACCATCGGTGTGGCGGTGATCGGAAGCGACGGGCGCGTTATCAATTCTCTTCTGGATCGCATCATCGATTTCATGGATTCCCTCAGCCTGGCAGACATGGTGGAACGGGAATTCGAACTGATTGCGCTGGGGGATTGA
- a CDS encoding DHH family phosphoesterase — MNEIYRETIDKIVEAIREHHRFLIVTHIKPDGDAVGSLLGLSFLLRRLGKSVTACTQDPIPTTLEFLAGSESISHEVPQPYLYDVAILVDCGDFPRVGSSFAEAVGRVPFLINIDHHYGNVPFGDICWVNASASSTCEMLYHLSSALSVPLDREIATHLYTGLLTDTGSFRFGNTNQKVLEIAADLVGAGAEPAHIAQQIFDSASPQRLKLLARVLSSVAFHADARLATAELSLKMFDETGTSSMDSDGFINQLRSVKSVEMAMVFRESAEGLVHISMRSKGKVDVATFAQTYGGGGHRQAAAFRSSGDLQTVRAKFTEEARNYLMVNSKGSTV; from the coding sequence ATGAATGAGATCTACCGGGAGACTATCGACAAGATCGTGGAAGCAATCCGCGAGCACCATCGGTTCCTCATCGTCACGCACATCAAACCGGATGGGGATGCCGTGGGGTCCTTGCTTGGTCTCTCCTTTCTTCTCCGCCGCCTGGGGAAATCAGTCACTGCATGCACTCAAGATCCCATACCCACCACCTTGGAATTTCTTGCCGGTTCGGAAAGCATCAGCCATGAGGTACCTCAACCTTACCTTTACGATGTCGCCATTCTGGTGGATTGCGGGGATTTTCCCCGCGTAGGTTCTTCATTTGCCGAAGCCGTCGGCAGGGTCCCTTTCCTTATCAACATCGATCACCATTACGGGAATGTTCCTTTCGGAGACATCTGCTGGGTCAATGCGTCGGCAAGCAGCACCTGCGAAATGCTTTACCACCTGAGCTCCGCGCTCTCGGTTCCCCTGGACAGGGAGATCGCCACTCATCTCTACACGGGACTGTTAACGGACACAGGCTCTTTCCGTTTTGGGAACACGAATCAGAAGGTCCTGGAGATAGCCGCCGACCTTGTGGGCGCCGGCGCTGAACCGGCTCACATCGCTCAGCAGATTTTCGACTCCGCGTCTCCCCAAAGGCTCAAACTGCTGGCCCGGGTATTGTCCTCGGTTGCATTCCACGCAGATGCGCGTCTGGCAACGGCGGAACTCAGCTTGAAGATGTTCGACGAAACGGGAACCTCCTCCATGGACAGCGACGGTTTCATCAATCAGCTCCGTTCAGTAAAATCCGTCGAGATGGCCATGGTTTTCAGAGAGAGTGCCGAAGGACTTGTACATATCAGCATGCGATCCAAGGGAAAAGTGGATGTGGCCACCTTCGCTCAGACCTATGGAGGAGGAGGACATCGGCAGGCTGCCGCTTTTCGTTCCTCCGGTGATTTGCAGACAGTTCGTGCAAAGTTCACGGAGGAAGCGCGGAATTACCTGATGGTAAACTCGAAGGGCTCAACAGTATGA